The DNA region TGTTGTTTTGGTTTTTGGAGGTGATGGAACGTTCCTCGATGTCGCACGTCTGGTCTGCAGACGCAATATACCTATACTAGGTGTTAATCTCGGGGGTTTGGGCTTTCTAACAGAAATAACGATTGATGAACTCTATCCAGTCGTTGAGAGTATTATTAAAGGAGAATTCGTTACAGAAAAAAGGGAAATGCTATCTGCTGTCATCCGTAGAAGATCAAAGAGTATCGGAGACTATTTTGTCCTAAATGATGTCGTAATTTGCAAAGGGGCCATGGCACGAGTAATAGATCTCGAAATATATATAAATGGTTCCCGTGTGACTTCCTACAGGGCGGACGGGTTAATTCTATCTACACCCACTGGATCTACAGCCTACTCACTATCTGCCGGGGGACCAATAGTTTATCCGACGCTACCCCTGACCATAATTACCCCCATTTCTCCGCATATGCTTACCAACAGGCCACTTGTCGTATCAAATGAATCGACAATAAAGGTCAAGGTTCTTACAGAAACATCTGATATATACCTCACCCTTGATGGGCAGCTCGGGGTTAACTTAGAAAAAGGCGATGAGATAGAGGTTAGAAAGTCAGATAACTCTGTTAGGTTAATCAGGTCCCCTTTCAGGGATTATTTTACTATTCTTAAGACGAAGCTCATGTGGGGAAAATGATATGGATAGAACGGCTGATGAACAGTTTCTTCACGATTGGGTGATAAGAAAGCTACAGGAAAAGTATTCGAAGATTCATAAAGAAGTCCACATAAATCCCGGGGAAGAGCAGAATTATGGGGTAAAAGGACATTATCCCGACGCTGTGTGTGTGAATTACGGACAAATCGTCTTGATAGTGGAAGTCGAGACAAAGGACACCGTTAATGAGCAGGAGCTCGGTGAGTGGAAAGAGATGTCACAGCTCGGTGTACAACTTGTGGTTTTAGTTCCAAAGGAGCTTCAGGGTGTGGCAAGGGATATATGTTGGAAAAACGGTATCGCTTCTAAGGTAAAGATCGGGTCATTCGACGTTGTTTTGAGTGTTTAGTATA from Thermodesulfobacteriota bacterium includes:
- a CDS encoding NAD(+)/NADH kinase — translated: MRIGLIGKANNKEVFEIADELSKWLAKRKVEVYVEEEIGKKIDHPNSVPRSVLPEVSDVVLVFGGDGTFLDVARLVCRRNIPILGVNLGGLGFLTEITIDELYPVVESIIKGEFVTEKREMLSAVIRRRSKSIGDYFVLNDVVICKGAMARVIDLEIYINGSRVTSYRADGLILSTPTGSTAYSLSAGGPIVYPTLPLTIITPISPHMLTNRPLVVSNESTIKVKVLTETSDIYLTLDGQLGVNLEKGDEIEVRKSDNSVRLIRSPFRDYFTILKTKLMWGK